One window from the genome of Streptococcus halotolerans encodes:
- a CDS encoding glycoside hydrolase family 1 protein — MQYKTLKPFPDNFFWGASTSAYQVEGAALEDGKGPSCQDVKEIPEGTSDLSVSVDHYHHYKEDIALMAEMGFNSYRFSISWSRILPEGTGAVNPQGIEFYNNLIDECLKYHIEPIVTMFHFDMPAKLDERGSWSNRESIDWFADFAKVLFKNFGDRVKYWLTINEQNMLTLVGPVIGTLHVPEGTDNLTREIYQQNHHQLVAQAKAMQLCHEMLPEAKIGPAPNISLVYAASSKPEDVLASQNFNAIRNWFYLDAAVYGVYNHLVWSYLEENDVVPDVTADDLAIMKAGKPDFIGFNYYNTATAAASDGSESDFSTHADQQSKQGVANVFRTVNNPNLPKTEFGWEIDPVGFRATVREMYSRYRLPLLVTENGLGAYDTLTEDGKIHDSYRIKYLQDHIEQIQLAITDGVDMMGYNPWSAIDLISTHEGIKKRYGFIYVDRDDFDLKTLKRYRKDSFYWYQRVIKTNGQDLSDL, encoded by the coding sequence ATGCAATACAAAACGCTTAAACCATTTCCAGATAACTTCTTTTGGGGAGCTTCAACGTCAGCTTATCAAGTTGAGGGAGCAGCTTTAGAAGACGGCAAAGGACCATCATGTCAAGATGTTAAGGAAATTCCAGAAGGGACTTCGGATTTATCTGTTTCAGTAGATCATTATCACCATTACAAGGAAGATATTGCTCTGATGGCAGAAATGGGCTTTAACTCATACCGCTTTTCCATCTCTTGGTCTCGTATTTTACCAGAAGGTACAGGGGCGGTAAATCCTCAAGGCATTGAGTTTTACAACAATCTGATTGATGAGTGCTTGAAATATCATATTGAACCAATCGTGACCATGTTCCACTTTGATATGCCGGCTAAATTAGATGAGCGTGGTTCCTGGTCTAATCGTGAGTCTATCGATTGGTTTGCGGATTTTGCTAAAGTGTTATTCAAAAACTTTGGAGATCGTGTCAAATACTGGCTTACCATCAATGAGCAAAACATGTTGACATTGGTTGGTCCTGTCATTGGTACCCTTCATGTGCCAGAAGGGACTGACAACTTGACGCGTGAAATTTACCAACAAAATCACCACCAATTGGTAGCCCAAGCCAAGGCTATGCAGCTCTGTCATGAGATGCTTCCAGAAGCCAAGATTGGTCCTGCTCCAAATATTTCTCTAGTCTATGCAGCATCTTCAAAACCAGAAGATGTTTTGGCATCACAGAACTTTAATGCCATCCGTAACTGGTTCTACCTAGATGCAGCGGTTTACGGTGTTTATAATCATTTAGTATGGTCATATTTGGAAGAAAATGATGTCGTGCCAGATGTAACAGCAGATGACCTAGCTATCATGAAAGCAGGGAAACCTGATTTTATTGGTTTTAATTATTACAATACTGCCACAGCAGCAGCGTCAGATGGTAGCGAAAGTGACTTCTCAACACATGCTGATCAACAATCTAAACAAGGTGTGGCTAATGTCTTTAGGACAGTAAACAATCCGAATCTTCCTAAGACAGAATTTGGCTGGGAAATTGATCCAGTGGGCTTTCGTGCAACAGTCCGCGAAATGTATAGCCGTTACCGTTTGCCATTATTGGTAACGGAAAATGGTCTGGGTGCCTATGATACTTTAACCGAAGATGGCAAAATCCATGACAGCTATCGTATCAAATACTTGCAGGATCACATCGAGCAAATACAACTTGCCATTACAGATGGTGTTGACATGATGGGTTACAACCCTTGGTCAGCGATTGATCTCATTTCAACGCATGAGGGGATTAAAAAACGTTATGGCTTTATCTATGTTGACCGTGACGATTTTGACCTCAAAACGCTCAAACGTTACCGCAAAGATTCTTTCTACTGGTACCAACGTGTTATTAAGACAAATGGTCAAGATTTGAGTGATCTGTAA
- a CDS encoding VOC family protein has translation MKPLHTCVRVKDLDASLKFYADALSLTEDRRLDFPKQEFTIVYLRADGYEYELELTYNYGHAAYELGDGYGHIALGVEDIEGLHKAHQEAGYTITDIKGLPDQKPMFYFITDPDGYKIEIISLPVFEGRD, from the coding sequence ATGAAACCATTGCATACCTGTGTTCGCGTCAAAGATTTAGATGCTTCCTTAAAATTCTACGCAGACGCTTTGTCATTGACTGAAGATCGTCGTTTAGACTTCCCAAAGCAAGAATTTACCATTGTTTACCTACGTGCAGATGGTTATGAATACGAACTCGAGTTGACCTACAATTATGGCCACGCTGCTTATGAACTTGGTGATGGCTATGGTCATATTGCTCTTGGTGTTGAAGATATTGAAGGCCTTCATAAGGCTCATCAAGAAGCTGGTTACACCATCACAGACATCAAAGGATTGCCAGATCAAAAACCAATGTTTTACTTCATCACAGATCCAGATGGTTACAAAATTGAAATCATCAGCCTTCCTGTTTTTGAAGGACGTGACTAA
- a CDS encoding NAD(P)H-dependent oxidoreductase has product MDNQIVRQQLQDAYQKRVAMRVYQDKKIPQEDLDTILDAAWLSPSSIGLEGWRFVVLENAAVKEAIKAVSWGAKSQLETASHFILLIAEKNARYDSESVYDSLVRRGISEPEAIKTRLKQYQIFQESDMEIADNKDRLWDWTAKQTYIALGNMMTSAALLGIDSCPIEGFPYQKVNALLDEYGVIDSNKEGIASMMSLGYRLEDPKHPRQRKERHTVISTFN; this is encoded by the coding sequence ATGGATAATCAAATCGTTCGCCAACAACTTCAAGATGCTTATCAAAAACGTGTCGCCATGCGTGTCTATCAAGACAAAAAAATTCCTCAAGAGGATTTAGACACTATTTTAGATGCTGCTTGGTTAAGCCCATCTTCCATTGGTTTAGAAGGCTGGCGCTTTGTCGTTTTGGAAAATGCAGCCGTTAAAGAGGCCATCAAAGCCGTTTCTTGGGGTGCTAAATCGCAGTTAGAGACAGCAAGTCATTTTATTCTTTTAATCGCTGAGAAAAATGCCCGCTACGATAGCGAGTCGGTCTATGACAGCCTTGTCCGCCGTGGTATTTCTGAACCAGAAGCTATAAAAACTCGCTTAAAGCAGTACCAAATCTTTCAAGAATCAGATATGGAAATCGCAGATAACAAAGACCGTCTATGGGATTGGACAGCAAAACAAACTTATATCGCTCTAGGAAATATGATGACCTCTGCTGCTTTATTAGGCATTGATTCCTGTCCCATTGAAGGCTTCCCTTATCAAAAAGTTAATGCTCTCTTAGATGAATACGGTGTGATTGACAGTAACAAAGAAGGAATTGCAAGCATGATGTCATTAGGTTATCGCTTGGAAGACCCTAAACACCCGCGTCAACGCAAAGAACGTCACACAGTCATCTCCACTTTCAACTAG
- a CDS encoding ClC family H(+)/Cl(-) exchange transporter, with amino-acid sequence MDQHQKARSYLSESILFLIFRGIIVGLLAGFVVSSFRLLIQVVYEKVLHLYELAHEQSIYLALILGLYALIALIVGKLLLSEPQIKGSGIPQVEAELKGFMHLNWWSVLWKKFVAGLLAISSGMLLGREGPSIQLGAMVGKGVATKFGLASFGEKTLIASGSAAGIAAAFGAPIAGLLFVVEEVYHHFSRTVWITTLTASLTADLVSKQFFGMAPVLDFASHLARLPLEAYWLYLIMGLVFGFLAFGYEKVVLVVGDCYQKLGKILHIQPAYFSIVALIAIMPLTYFLPILSGGGHEVIVTLPKLNLSFWVLLMWLVIRFVYCMISYGSGVPGGIFLPILSLGALSGAAFGALAVQLGLIDNSMFSIFIIAGMSAYFGAVSKAPLTAIVLVCEMVGNLSQLMPLAFVTLVSYTVMDLLKGAPVYEAMLEKMFANKEVDVSEKLMLLQWPVSDKIAGKQVRELELPRQILITNQVVNGKNEVVSGSSVLYLGNTIDIIIRESDRHLAEKYLL; translated from the coding sequence ATGGATCAGCATCAAAAAGCTAGGTCGTATTTATCAGAATCGATTTTATTTCTCATTTTCAGGGGGATTATTGTCGGGCTGTTGGCAGGATTTGTGGTGAGTAGTTTTAGATTACTTATTCAAGTAGTTTATGAAAAGGTTTTGCATTTATATGAACTCGCTCACGAACAAAGTATTTATTTAGCACTTATTCTTGGCTTATATGCCCTTATTGCTTTAATCGTAGGGAAATTGCTGCTATCAGAGCCACAAATTAAGGGATCCGGTATCCCTCAAGTTGAGGCTGAACTCAAAGGATTCATGCACTTGAATTGGTGGAGCGTACTCTGGAAAAAATTTGTAGCAGGTTTATTAGCTATTTCAAGTGGTATGCTTCTAGGTAGAGAAGGCCCTAGTATTCAACTGGGTGCTATGGTTGGTAAAGGCGTTGCAACCAAGTTTGGCTTAGCCTCTTTTGGAGAGAAAACCTTGATTGCTAGTGGTTCGGCAGCAGGGATTGCAGCAGCTTTTGGCGCACCGATTGCTGGGCTTCTTTTTGTCGTTGAAGAAGTTTATCATCATTTTTCACGAACGGTTTGGATTACGACTCTAACGGCCAGTCTGACAGCAGATCTGGTCTCCAAACAGTTCTTTGGGATGGCCCCTGTGCTTGATTTTGCTTCCCATTTAGCCCGCCTACCCTTAGAGGCTTATTGGTTGTATCTCATTATGGGTCTTGTTTTTGGCTTTTTGGCGTTTGGTTACGAAAAAGTGGTCTTGGTTGTTGGAGACTGCTACCAGAAACTAGGGAAAATACTTCATATCCAGCCAGCCTATTTTAGCATTGTTGCCCTCATTGCTATCATGCCCTTAACTTATTTTCTTCCCATCCTTTCTGGAGGAGGTCATGAAGTCATTGTCACCCTTCCTAAACTTAATCTAAGTTTTTGGGTCTTGTTAATGTGGCTAGTTATTCGTTTTGTTTACTGCATGATTTCTTATGGTAGTGGTGTTCCGGGTGGTATTTTTCTGCCCATCTTATCCCTTGGAGCCCTGTCAGGTGCGGCCTTTGGTGCCTTAGCTGTTCAACTTGGTTTGATTGATAACAGCATGTTTAGTATTTTTATTATCGCAGGGATGAGTGCCTACTTCGGCGCTGTTTCAAAAGCCCCACTGACCGCTATTGTCTTGGTTTGTGAAATGGTTGGAAATCTCTCGCAACTCATGCCTCTAGCCTTTGTTACCCTTGTGTCATATACCGTTATGGATCTGCTTAAAGGTGCCCCAGTCTATGAAGCCATGTTGGAAAAAATGTTTGCCAACAAGGAAGTCGACGTTTCTGAAAAACTCATGCTTCTGCAGTGGCCAGTATCAGATAAAATTGCTGGTAAACAAGTTCGCGAATTAGAGCTACCGCGACAAATTTTGATTACCAATCAAGTCGTCAATGGCAAAAATGAAGTCGTGTCTGGATCGTCTGTTTTGTATTTGGGGAATACTATCGATATCATCATCCGAGAGTCTGATCGTCATTTAGCTGAGAAATATTTACTCTAA
- a CDS encoding M24 family metallopeptidase, with protein sequence MTKIDLLLENLLKQDVPAAVVSDPVTINYLTGFASDPHERYMFLFLMADKQPLLFLPALDAARAESVIDFPVVGYQDAENPWDKIKAVLPQTDFAKVAVEFDNLNVTKFKGLEAVFTSAFVNLTPLIQNMRLIKSDDEIQKMLVAGDWADKAVQIGFDTISLDKTETDIIAQIEFELKKQGISKMSFETMVLTGDNAANPHGIPGVNKIENDALLLFDLGVETLGYTSDMTRTVAVGQPDQFKKDIYNLCLEAQLTAQEFIKPGVTAAEVDAAARRVIEKAGYGEYFNHRLGHGLGMDVHEFPSIMEGNDMEIQEGMCFSVEPGIYIPGKVGVRIEDCGYVTKNGFETFTKTPKELLYFEG encoded by the coding sequence ATGACAAAAATTGATTTACTTTTAGAGAACTTACTTAAACAGGATGTACCAGCAGCTGTTGTTTCTGATCCTGTTACCATCAATTACCTAACAGGATTTGCTAGCGATCCCCACGAACGCTATATGTTCCTCTTTTTGATGGCTGATAAGCAACCTCTCCTTTTCTTACCGGCGCTTGACGCCGCACGCGCTGAAAGCGTCATCGACTTTCCAGTCGTTGGCTATCAAGATGCTGAAAATCCATGGGATAAAATCAAAGCCGTTTTGCCACAAACTGATTTTGCCAAAGTGGCTGTGGAATTCGACAACCTTAATGTTACTAAATTTAAAGGCTTAGAAGCTGTCTTCACAAGTGCCTTTGTCAACTTGACTCCTTTAATCCAAAACATGCGATTAATTAAATCTGATGATGAAATCCAAAAGATGTTGGTTGCTGGTGACTGGGCTGATAAGGCTGTGCAAATCGGTTTTGACACCATTTCACTCGATAAAACAGAGACTGATATCATCGCTCAGATTGAATTTGAACTCAAAAAACAGGGCATTTCCAAAATGAGTTTTGAGACCATGGTACTCACTGGCGATAATGCTGCCAATCCTCACGGTATTCCGGGAGTCAACAAGATCGAAAATGATGCCCTACTCCTCTTTGATTTGGGGGTTGAAACACTTGGCTATACTAGTGATATGACCAGAACCGTCGCCGTTGGGCAGCCAGATCAATTCAAAAAAGATATTTATAACCTCTGCCTAGAAGCTCAATTAACTGCCCAAGAATTTATCAAACCAGGTGTCACTGCTGCTGAAGTTGATGCTGCTGCACGGCGGGTCATTGAAAAAGCTGGTTACGGAGAATACTTCAACCACCGTCTTGGACATGGGCTTGGTATGGATGTTCATGAATTCCCATCCATTATGGAAGGCAATGATATGGAAATCCAAGAAGGCATGTGTTTCTCCGTAGAACCAGGTATCTACATTCCTGGCAAGGTTGGTGTTCGAATTGAAGATTGCGGCTATGTCACCAAAAATGGCTTTGAAACCTTCACCAAAACACCAAAAGAACTACTTTATTTTGAAGGCTAG
- the ccpA gene encoding catabolite control protein A has product MNTDDTITIYDVAREAGVSMATVSRVVNGNKNVKENTRQKVLEVIDRLDYRPNAVARGLASKKTTTVGVVIPNISNAYFALLAKGIDDIAEMYKYNIVLASSDEDEDKEVNVVNTLFAKQVDGIIFMGHRLTDKIRAEFSRSRTPVVLAGTIDLEHQLPSVNIDYEKAVEGVVSDLAKHHKKIAFVSGPLLDDINGKVRLAGYKAGLQSHQLDYTEGLVFEAKYRYEDGFELAERVINSGATAAYVGEDELAVGLLNGLFAAGKRVPEDFEIITSNDSEIVKYTRPNLSSINQPIYDLGAVAMRMLTKIMNKEELEEKEIILNHGVTKRASTK; this is encoded by the coding sequence ATGAATACAGATGATACTATTACCATTTATGATGTCGCCAGAGAAGCAGGTGTATCAATGGCAACCGTTAGTCGTGTTGTCAATGGTAACAAAAATGTGAAAGAAAATACCCGTCAAAAGGTCCTAGAGGTTATCGATCGTTTAGACTACCGTCCTAATGCCGTAGCGCGTGGTCTTGCTAGCAAGAAAACGACGACAGTTGGAGTTGTTATTCCTAATATTTCTAATGCCTACTTTGCCCTTTTGGCTAAAGGTATCGATGATATCGCTGAAATGTACAAATACAACATTGTATTGGCTTCGAGTGATGAAGATGAAGATAAGGAAGTCAACGTGGTTAACACGCTATTTGCTAAGCAAGTTGACGGGATTATCTTCATGGGGCACCGGTTGACTGATAAGATTCGTGCTGAGTTTTCACGCTCACGCACTCCAGTCGTTCTTGCGGGAACAATTGATTTAGAGCATCAATTGCCAAGTGTTAATATTGATTACGAAAAAGCGGTTGAAGGTGTTGTTTCAGACCTAGCCAAACACCACAAAAAGATTGCATTCGTTTCAGGCCCTCTTCTTGATGACATCAATGGAAAAGTACGCCTTGCTGGCTATAAAGCTGGTTTACAATCGCATCAGCTTGACTATACAGAAGGTCTTGTTTTTGAAGCCAAATACCGTTATGAAGATGGTTTTGAACTAGCAGAACGTGTGATTAACTCAGGTGCAACAGCTGCCTATGTTGGCGAAGACGAACTTGCTGTTGGTCTTTTGAACGGTCTCTTTGCTGCTGGCAAACGTGTCCCAGAAGATTTCGAAATTATTACAAGTAATGATTCCGAAATTGTGAAATACACACGACCAAACTTGTCATCTATCAACCAGCCAATTTATGATTTAGGTGCGGTTGCTATGCGTATGTTGACTAAAATCATGAACAAAGAAGAATTAGAAGAAAAAGAAATTATTCTTAATCATGGTGTTACTAAGCGTGCATCTACAAAATAA
- a CDS encoding alpha-amylase: MTNETLMQYFEWYLPADGQHWQRLIDDVDTLKQLGVNKVWMPPAFKGTGFEDVGYGVYDLFDLGEFDQKGTVPTKYGTKEDYLRATKVLNEAGIMPIADVVLNHKANGDDKERFKVLKMNQSNRQEPISEPYDIEAWTHFAFPGRQKHYDDFEWHWYHFSGTDYDALHNETGLYMVMGDNKGWADQDSVDEENGNYDYLMFNDVDFRHPEVVANLQKWVGWFLETSQVGGFRLDAVKHIDSEFMANFIRYIRENHKDNLYVFGEYWKDDTEENIDYLENVDLQFDLVDVVLHMNLYQASLDGQNFDLTRILDGSLMQTRPDFAVTFVDNHDSQRGQSLESTVEDWFKPLAYSLIMLRQQGKPCLFYGDYYGIEGEFAQASFKEIIDKLAYLRQKYVYGSQVDYFDHPNCIGWVNQGDENHPHPLAVVMSNGDAGWKDMEIGQLHAGKTFIDYLGHSEEEVVIGDQGWATFPVQAGSVSAWIQKGE; this comes from the coding sequence ATGACAAATGAAACCCTCATGCAGTATTTTGAATGGTACTTACCAGCAGACGGCCAGCATTGGCAACGCCTTATCGATGATGTTGATACCTTAAAACAACTCGGAGTCAATAAGGTTTGGATGCCACCGGCTTTTAAGGGAACAGGTTTTGAAGATGTTGGCTACGGCGTTTACGATCTCTTTGACTTAGGAGAATTTGACCAAAAAGGAACTGTTCCAACAAAGTATGGAACCAAGGAAGATTATCTGCGAGCAACCAAAGTGCTAAATGAGGCTGGCATCATGCCTATTGCTGATGTGGTTCTTAACCATAAGGCGAATGGTGATGATAAAGAACGTTTTAAGGTTTTGAAAATGAATCAGTCCAATCGTCAAGAACCTATATCAGAGCCTTATGATATTGAGGCTTGGACGCATTTTGCCTTCCCTGGCCGGCAAAAGCACTATGATGATTTTGAATGGCACTGGTATCACTTCTCAGGAACGGACTATGATGCGCTTCATAACGAAACTGGTCTATATATGGTCATGGGAGACAATAAGGGCTGGGCTGATCAAGACAGTGTTGATGAAGAAAATGGTAATTATGATTACCTTATGTTCAATGATGTCGATTTTAGGCATCCAGAGGTAGTGGCTAATCTACAAAAGTGGGTCGGTTGGTTTCTAGAAACAAGTCAGGTAGGAGGATTTCGATTAGACGCTGTTAAACATATTGATTCCGAATTCATGGCTAATTTTATCCGATATATCCGTGAGAATCACAAAGACAATCTTTATGTTTTTGGAGAGTACTGGAAGGATGACACTGAGGAAAATATCGACTATTTGGAAAATGTCGACTTGCAATTTGACCTGGTGGATGTTGTTTTACACATGAACCTCTATCAGGCCTCTCTAGATGGTCAGAACTTTGATTTAACAAGGATTTTAGACGGTAGCTTGATGCAAACTAGACCAGATTTTGCGGTTACTTTTGTGGACAATCATGACTCTCAAAGAGGTCAGTCTTTGGAGTCGACGGTGGAAGACTGGTTTAAACCCCTTGCTTACAGCCTGATTATGCTGCGCCAGCAAGGAAAACCTTGTCTTTTTTATGGGGATTACTATGGTATTGAGGGCGAGTTTGCTCAGGCTTCTTTCAAAGAAATCATTGACAAATTAGCCTACCTCAGACAAAAATATGTTTATGGCAGTCAAGTGGACTATTTTGATCATCCTAATTGTATCGGATGGGTCAATCAAGGTGATGAAAACCACCCCCACCCACTAGCAGTTGTCATGTCAAATGGTGATGCTGGTTGGAAAGACATGGAAATTGGCCAGCTACATGCTGGAAAAACCTTTATTGATTACCTAGGTCATTCAGAGGAAGAAGTGGTTATTGGTGATCAGGGTTGGGCAACATTTCCAGTTCAAGCTGGATCAGTCTCAGCATGGATCCAAAAAGGAGAATGA